A part of Leishmania braziliensis MHOM/BR/75/M2904 complete genome, chromosome 30 genomic DNA contains:
- a CDS encoding putative DREV methyltransferase codes for MQGLSKDLKLYTSGHRGRPALIYEPRMNLVSPSLVKLFEACNCDTETTAFLVRYRNISLWKLLLADLLSIFFSRTTAHGFVGRGTMFVYSTEQIRRLLRPPQTPPTSPLPQDFQFDSLLDIGAGEGGVTSKIAPLFKTVYTTEFSASMRWRLRRRGYEVLPHDDPFHINTAGKLQERRYFDVIACNNVLDRADTPRTLLLEIRDSLKPNGFLVLAVVLPWCPFVENGPRQQRPNEVLPMEGGECCRGASFEASMSKLVENVLVPMGFELIRWTRLPYLCEGNLRLEYAVLNDAVLILRKRGDITSLK; via the coding sequence ATGCAGGGACTCTCAAAGGATCTGAAGCTGTACACCAGCGGCCATCGCGGCCGTCCTGCACTCATCTACGAGCCGAGGATGAACCTTGTTTCGCCTTCCCTTGTGAAACTCTTCGAGGCGTGTAACTGTGATACGGAGACGACAGCCTTTCTCGTCCGGTATCGAAATATCAGCTTGTGGAAGCTGTTGTTGGCAGACCTCCTCTCTATCTTTTTCtcgcgcaccaccgcgcaCGGCTTTGTGGGACGTGGTACGATGTTTGTGTACTCGACCGAGCAGATCCGGCGCTTACTGCGACCGCCGCAGACGCCGCCCACGtccccgctgccgcaggaCTTCCAGTTCGACAGCCTCCTCGACATTGGtgctggcgaaggcggcgtgACGTCGAAGATCGCTCCTCTCTTCAAAACAGTGTACACGACGGAGTTTTCGGCATCgatgcggtggcggctgcgtcgccgGGGCTacgaggtgctgccgcaTGATGACCCCTTTCATATAAACACCGCGgggaagctgcaggagcgccgctATTTTGATGTCATCGCGTGCAACAACGTGCTCGATCGCGCCGACACGCCAcggacgctgctgctggagataCGAGACTCGCTCAAGCCAAATGGCTTCCTGGTGCTCGCGGTTGTTCTTCCTTGGTGCCCATTCGTCGAGAATGGcccgcggcagcagaggcccAACGAAGTTCTCCCAATGGAGGGCGGAGAgtgctgccgtggcgctTCCTTCGAGGCGTCCATGTCGAAGCTGGTCGAGAATGTGCTGGTGCCGATGGGCTTCGAGCTGATTCGCTGGACGAGGCTCCCCTACCTATGTGAGGGCAACCTCCGCCTTGAGTATGCCGTGCTAAACGATGCCGTGCTCATCCTGCGTAAGAGAGGGGATATCACGAGTTTAAAGTAA